One Halalkalicoccus sp. NIPERK01 genomic region harbors:
- the purD gene encoding phosphoribosylamine--glycine ligase, protein MSETVLLVGGGGREHAIARALEGSDCDLYACAGNRNPGITRIAAGFETLDATNASAVTTYAEEVGATLAVVGPEAPLQAGVADALSEAGVFPFGPSAEAARIETDKAYQRRFMREHDISGCPEFETFESTEEACEYIDSSTTDLAVKPAGLTGGKGVKVIGDQVTKEEAKAYLREEEYERIVLEERFVGEEFTVQGLVANGSLRVTPAVQDHKRAYEGDEGPNTGGMGSYSDAGLELPFMTEDDYRDAVSILDETVAALGDYTGVLYGQFMLTADGVKVIEFNARFGDPEAMNTLPVMNTDFLDVLVAAREGEELPQLSFAPRATVCKYAVPEGYPVDPQGGTRIAVDEESVARAATGNAEAALFYASVDERDGGIYTTTSRAFAVVGIAESIAQAEEIAEDALSEVEEGVRIRHDIGTEDLVRSRIDHMSDLRGE, encoded by the coding sequence ATGTCAGAGACCGTGCTGCTGGTCGGTGGCGGCGGGCGCGAACACGCCATCGCGCGGGCGCTCGAAGGAAGCGACTGCGACCTCTATGCGTGTGCGGGCAACCGGAACCCGGGGATCACCCGGATCGCCGCGGGATTCGAGACGCTCGACGCCACGAACGCGAGCGCCGTGACGACCTACGCCGAGGAGGTCGGCGCGACCCTCGCCGTGGTCGGCCCCGAAGCGCCGCTGCAGGCGGGGGTGGCCGACGCCCTATCGGAGGCGGGCGTCTTCCCCTTCGGACCGAGCGCCGAGGCCGCGCGCATCGAGACCGACAAGGCCTACCAGCGACGGTTCATGCGCGAGCACGACATCTCGGGCTGTCCGGAGTTCGAGACGTTCGAGAGCACGGAGGAAGCCTGCGAGTACATCGACTCCTCGACTACTGACCTCGCCGTGAAACCCGCCGGACTGACGGGCGGAAAGGGCGTGAAGGTCATCGGCGATCAGGTGACCAAGGAGGAAGCGAAGGCGTACCTCCGCGAGGAGGAATACGAGAGAATCGTCCTCGAGGAGCGGTTCGTCGGCGAGGAGTTCACCGTCCAGGGCCTCGTCGCGAACGGCTCGCTCAGAGTGACCCCGGCGGTTCAGGACCACAAACGCGCCTACGAGGGCGACGAGGGGCCGAACACGGGGGGAATGGGCTCGTACAGCGACGCGGGCCTCGAACTCCCCTTCATGACCGAGGACGACTACCGCGATGCGGTTTCGATCCTCGACGAGACGGTCGCGGCGCTGGGCGACTACACCGGTGTTCTCTACGGGCAGTTCATGCTGACCGCCGACGGGGTGAAAGTGATCGAGTTCAACGCCCGCTTCGGCGACCCCGAGGCGATGAACACCCTCCCGGTGATGAACACGGACTTCCTCGACGTGCTCGTCGCCGCCCGCGAGGGCGAGGAGCTTCCCCAACTGTCGTTCGCCCCCCGTGCCACCGTCTGTAAGTACGCCGTCCCCGAGGGCTACCCCGTCGACCCGCAGGGCGGGACCCGGATCGCCGTCGACGAGGAGAGCGTGGCGCGGGCGGCGACCGGGAACGCCGAGGCCGCCCTCTTCTACGCGAGCGTGGACGAGCGCGACGGGGGTATCTACACCACCACCTCGCGCGCGTTCGCCGTCGTGGGGATCGCCGAGAGCATCGCCCAGGCCGAGGAGATCGCCGAGGACGCCCTCTCGGAGGTCGAGGAGGGCGTCCGGATCCGCCACGACATCGGCACCGAGGACCTGGTCCGCTCGCGGATCGACCACATGAGCGACCTCCGCGGCGAGTAG
- a CDS encoding mandelate racemase/muconate lactonizing enzyme family protein, which yields MKDVAITDVETYIVANPWKPWVFVELETDAGVTGLAEATTHDKPRTVAAAIEEMSDYFVGQNPFDTERIWLEMYRDEWFSKNVINTTVCSAVDMACWDIKGKLLDEPVYDLLGGKVHGDRLRTYANGWYTDAEGEPEGFAEAAERVVADGYDAMKFDPFGTAWQRMSKKDLNHSVEIVRAVREAVGPDVDLLIECHGRFTAGQAVDVARKLDEFEPTWFEEPCPPDSINSLAEVADKSPIPVATGERHISKHDFFELVTRTDVDIIQPDLMNTGGLTEGKKIAGLAEADHVSFAPHNPQGPVASAIYAHLCTTVPNFMIQELFQTYDVEWVDDLLTEPLVVEDGFMEVPDGPGFGIELDHDVVEEHAYTGEGVHTINLFEKDWEKREVDMR from the coding sequence ATGAAGGACGTAGCGATCACGGACGTCGAGACGTACATCGTCGCGAACCCCTGGAAACCCTGGGTGTTCGTCGAACTGGAGACGGACGCGGGCGTGACCGGCCTCGCCGAGGCGACGACCCACGACAAGCCTCGCACCGTCGCCGCCGCCATCGAGGAGATGTCGGACTACTTCGTCGGCCAGAACCCCTTCGACACCGAGCGGATCTGGCTCGAGATGTACCGCGACGAGTGGTTCTCGAAGAACGTCATCAACACCACCGTCTGTTCCGCGGTCGACATGGCCTGCTGGGACATCAAGGGCAAACTGCTGGACGAACCCGTCTACGACCTCTTAGGAGGGAAGGTCCACGGCGACCGCCTGCGCACGTACGCCAACGGCTGGTACACCGACGCCGAGGGCGAACCCGAGGGGTTCGCCGAGGCCGCAGAGCGCGTCGTCGCCGACGGCTACGACGCCATGAAGTTCGACCCCTTCGGAACCGCCTGGCAGCGCATGTCCAAGAAGGACCTCAACCACTCCGTCGAGATCGTTCGTGCGGTCCGGGAGGCCGTCGGCCCGGACGTCGACCTCCTGATCGAGTGTCACGGGCGCTTCACCGCCGGGCAGGCCGTCGATGTCGCCCGAAAGCTCGACGAGTTCGAGCCCACGTGGTTCGAGGAGCCCTGCCCGCCGGACTCGATCAACAGCCTCGCCGAGGTGGCCGACAAGTCGCCCATTCCGGTCGCGACCGGCGAGCGCCACATCTCGAAACACGACTTCTTCGAACTCGTGACCAGAACCGACGTGGACATCATCCAGCCCGACCTGATGAACACGGGCGGGCTCACCGAGGGCAAAAAGATCGCCGGCCTCGCGGAGGCGGATCACGTCAGCTTCGCGCCGCACAACCCGCAGGGCCCGGTCGCGTCGGCGATCTACGCCCACCTCTGTACGACGGTACCGAACTTCATGATCCAGGAGCTGTTCCAGACCTACGACGTCGAGTGGGTCGACGACCTCCTCACGGAGCCGCTGGTCGTCGAGGACGGCTTCATGGAGGTGCCCGACGGTCCCGGCTTCGGCATCGAACTCGACCACGACGTCGTCGAGGAGCACGCCTACACCGGGGAGGGGGTCCACACGATCAACCTCTTCGAGAAGGACTGGGAGAAACGCGAAGTCGACATGCGATAA
- a CDS encoding FAD-dependent oxidoreductase, translating into MDDHARDESPWLATTDGPRFSALDGDRTVDVAVVGAGIAGLSTAVHLAEDGIDVAVIERDRVGAAVTGHTTAKVTSQHGLKYDHLLDTVGEERARQYAEANQDALEEVAERSEGFDAEFERAPAYVYADDSDGRRQVRDEARAAERLGLPAAFVESVDLPYETAGAVRFTEQGQFHPRKYVLGLAERIEEEGGEVFEETRATDLDVGQPCEVETESGAVTAEHVVCATHFPVFDRGGYFARMKTKRSHVVGVRVAGDPPEGMYYKAGDPYRSIRVHRLDGEPLVLVGGENHETGRGGSTRERYERLEGFAREQFDVEEVAYRWSTQDYKPFDAIPYVGRLGPVGKNAYVATGFGGWGMTGGVAAGRILAGLIRDGEHPQAEVFSPARVTGESATSFLTHNAEVGARFTADWARSLLADEEATLRAGDGTVVRTDDGPVAVSRSESGELNAVSAVCPHMKCVVRWNDGEGSWDCPCHGSRFTPRGRVLDGPAIEDLPRRRAREK; encoded by the coding sequence ATGGACGATCACGCACGCGACGAGTCGCCGTGGCTCGCGACGACCGACGGCCCACGATTTTCGGCGCTCGACGGCGACCGAACCGTCGACGTTGCGGTCGTCGGTGCCGGCATCGCGGGGCTCTCCACCGCCGTACACCTCGCCGAGGACGGGATCGACGTCGCGGTGATCGAGCGCGACCGGGTCGGGGCGGCGGTGACGGGCCACACCACCGCGAAGGTCACCTCCCAGCACGGCCTGAAGTACGATCACCTGCTCGACACCGTGGGCGAGGAGCGCGCCCGCCAGTACGCCGAGGCGAACCAGGACGCCCTCGAGGAAGTAGCGGAGCGAAGCGAGGGCTTCGACGCCGAGTTCGAGCGCGCGCCCGCGTACGTCTACGCCGACGATTCGGACGGGCGCAGGCAGGTCCGCGACGAGGCGCGGGCGGCCGAACGGCTGGGACTGCCCGCCGCGTTCGTCGAGTCGGTAGACCTCCCCTACGAGACGGCGGGCGCGGTCCGATTCACCGAGCAGGGCCAGTTCCACCCCCGGAAGTACGTCCTCGGACTGGCCGAGCGGATCGAAGAGGAGGGCGGCGAGGTGTTCGAGGAGACGCGCGCGACCGACCTCGACGTCGGCCAGCCCTGCGAGGTCGAGACCGAATCCGGAGCCGTCACCGCCGAGCACGTCGTCTGTGCGACCCACTTCCCGGTCTTCGACCGCGGGGGCTACTTCGCGCGGATGAAGACCAAGCGCTCGCACGTCGTCGGGGTGCGGGTCGCGGGCGATCCCCCGGAGGGGATGTACTACAAGGCGGGCGATCCCTACCGGTCGATCCGCGTTCACCGATTGGACGGCGAACCGCTCGTCCTCGTGGGCGGGGAGAACCACGAGACGGGACGGGGCGGCTCGACGAGAGAGCGCTACGAGCGTCTGGAGGGGTTCGCCCGCGAGCAGTTCGACGTCGAAGAAGTGGCGTATCGCTGGTCGACGCAGGACTACAAACCGTTCGACGCGATCCCATACGTCGGCCGACTCGGGCCCGTCGGGAAGAACGCGTACGTCGCCACCGGCTTCGGCGGGTGGGGGATGACCGGCGGCGTCGCGGCCGGGCGGATCCTCGCGGGGCTGATACGCGACGGCGAGCACCCGCAGGCCGAGGTGTTCTCGCCCGCGCGGGTCACCGGAGAGTCGGCGACGTCGTTCCTGACGCACAACGCCGAGGTCGGCGCACGGTTCACCGCCGACTGGGCGCGCTCGCTTCTCGCCGACGAGGAGGCGACGCTCCGCGCCGGCGACGGGACGGTCGTGCGGACCGACGACGGGCCGGTCGCCGTCTCCAGATCCGAGTCGGGGGAGTTGAACGCCGTCTCCGCGGTCTGTCCGCACATGAAGTGCGTGGTGCGCTGGAACGACGGCGAGGGCAGTTGGGACTGCCCGTGTCACGGCTCGCGCTTCACCCCCAGGGGGCGGGTGCTCGACGGGCCGGCGATCGAGGACCTCCCGCGCCGACGGGCGCGTGAAAAGTGA